One Candidatus Schekmanbacteria bacterium genomic window, GCAATGAGAATTCTATTAATTTCTAAATTTATTGTTTGATAGAATGATTCCTGCAAGTCCGGTTAATATTAGTAATAATGTTGATGGTTCAGGCACAGGTGACTCTGCAACGGCTGCTGTGACCCAGACCTGCTTTGATCCATATAATCCTTTGATCCATTCGCTTCCCGGGGCAACAGGTGATGTTCCAAGAGACATTGACATAGATGTTATTTGCTGATGAGGGTCAGATAGAAACCATTCCATTTGATCTCCTAAA contains:
- a CDS encoding PEP-CTERM sorting domain-containing protein, with translation MEWFLSDPHQQITSMSMSLGTSPVAPGSEWIKGLYGSKQVWVTAAVAESPVPEPSTLLLILTGLAGIILSNNKFRN